In Paenibacillus sp. FSL R7-0345, a single window of DNA contains:
- a CDS encoding extracellular solute-binding protein, with the protein MANGHSKGKMALGLSAVLASSVLLSACSQDNSTSANASDGGSQQAGSLKIEVFDRGNAPAGLTASDNFLTDYVKESFGRPNNIDVEFVPIPRSEEVTKLNVLMASGTDVPDIVFTYDSGTFNKYAEQGGLTDLSPLLDEYGPNLKAFLGEDTLKYGQFDGVQYSIPAKRSTVGKYASFVRQDWLDKLGLPVPTTTEELYDTLVAFKEQDPGETGGKVIPLGMTIAPGQYESLIWSFIQPVTEQERFELTQTLSSRDYPILLPGFKDAVQYMNKLYNEGLISKDFALDENKETLTQNIGSGLVGAFSEDNDNIFYPDGAYDLLLQNHPDAVLTAIDPYTNSEGKHAKPVSAPNGMYIMVPKSSKHAVEAIKYLDWMASGDHLMYIQNGIEGEHYTLEDGVPVAIPNLSAESTNKLMGGGDIGIIANGRIFESQEKNNEAFVKSFKPEYQDIIAKSLDISNTDVIEPVYTSRPIEAESKYGTTLSEKAKQLIVKSAMVSPADFDATYESMLKDYMASGGQAILDERKAAYSGQQ; encoded by the coding sequence ATGGCAAACGGTCACAGCAAAGGGAAAATGGCTTTGGGTCTTTCGGCAGTTCTTGCTTCTTCAGTATTATTATCTGCGTGTTCACAGGATAACAGTACCAGTGCAAATGCAAGTGACGGCGGATCACAACAGGCTGGAAGCTTGAAAATCGAAGTGTTTGACCGCGGCAACGCACCGGCAGGACTTACGGCATCGGATAACTTTTTGACCGACTATGTAAAAGAAAGCTTTGGCCGGCCAAACAACATCGACGTCGAATTTGTTCCTATTCCCCGCTCGGAGGAAGTAACCAAGCTTAATGTATTGATGGCGAGCGGCACAGATGTCCCTGATATTGTGTTCACCTACGATTCCGGTACCTTCAATAAATATGCCGAGCAGGGCGGCCTGACGGATCTGTCTCCGCTGCTGGATGAATACGGGCCGAACCTGAAAGCCTTCCTTGGCGAAGATACGCTGAAATACGGCCAATTTGACGGCGTGCAATATAGTATCCCGGCTAAACGCTCAACCGTAGGGAAATACGCCTCCTTTGTACGCCAGGATTGGCTGGATAAACTGGGGCTGCCGGTTCCAACGACAACAGAGGAGCTGTATGACACGTTGGTAGCCTTCAAAGAACAGGACCCGGGTGAAACCGGAGGCAAGGTTATTCCGCTCGGAATGACGATTGCCCCGGGGCAATATGAGTCGCTGATCTGGTCCTTTATCCAGCCAGTCACCGAGCAGGAGCGCTTTGAGCTGACCCAGACACTGAGCTCCAGAGATTATCCGATTCTGCTGCCCGGCTTCAAGGACGCAGTACAATATATGAACAAGCTGTATAACGAAGGGCTGATCAGCAAGGATTTTGCCCTGGATGAAAATAAAGAAACACTGACGCAGAATATCGGCTCCGGGCTCGTAGGTGCGTTCAGTGAGGACAATGATAATATTTTTTATCCTGACGGCGCTTATGATTTGCTCCTGCAGAACCATCCGGATGCGGTCCTGACCGCAATTGATCCTTATACGAACAGTGAAGGCAAGCACGCCAAGCCGGTGTCTGCCCCGAACGGAATGTATATCATGGTTCCCAAGTCCAGCAAGCATGCGGTTGAAGCGATCAAATACTTAGACTGGATGGCCTCCGGGGATCATCTGATGTACATTCAGAACGGGATTGAAGGTGAGCACTACACCCTGGAGGACGGAGTTCCGGTTGCCATTCCGAATTTGTCTGCCGAGTCCACGAACAAGCTGATGGGCGGCGGGGATATCGGGATTATCGCTAATGGCCGGATTTTCGAGAGCCAGGAGAAGAACAATGAGGCTTTTGTGAAGAGCTTCAAGCCTGAGTACCAGGATATCATTGCCAAGTCGCTTGATATTTCAAACACCGATGTCATCGAGCCTGTGTATACCAGCCGTCCAATTGAGGCCGAAAGTAAATACGGTACCACACTCAGCGAAAAGGCGAAGCAGCTGATTGTAAAATCGGCGATGGTATCCCCTGCGGATTTCGATGCAACCTATGAAAGTATGCTGAAGGACTATATGGCAAGCGGCGGACAGGCGATCCTGGATGAACGCAAAGCAGCTTACAGCGGGCAGCAATAA
- a CDS encoding ABC transporter permease subunit — translation MGYARYFRRNWQMYALLVLPITFFIIFKYGPMYGVQIAFKDFNFFRGIGGSEWIGLDGFREVFANHDFYLTLRNTLMLNFLDLIVSFPAPLILAIMLFELKVAWFKKLSQTILYIPHFISWVIIGGIVYQLFGTQSGMINNLLVSLGFDAVPFLSDKNYWLITYLLTGVWQSAGWGTILYLAALTGINKELFEAAEVDGAGRMKRILHITIPGIKPTIVTLLIINLGNMISIGFERPFVIGNLAVREYSDVLSTFVYRIGLESGQYTLATVVGLFQAVVGLIFLLAANYISKKLTDESIL, via the coding sequence ATGGGGTACGCGCGATATTTCCGCAGAAACTGGCAGATGTACGCATTGCTGGTGCTGCCTATAACCTTTTTTATCATCTTTAAATACGGCCCTATGTACGGTGTGCAGATTGCTTTTAAGGATTTTAACTTTTTCAGGGGGATCGGCGGCAGTGAATGGATCGGCCTGGACGGATTCCGCGAGGTTTTTGCCAATCATGATTTCTATTTAACGCTGCGCAATACGCTGATGCTGAATTTCCTCGATCTTATCGTATCGTTCCCTGCACCGCTGATCCTTGCCATTATGCTGTTCGAGCTTAAAGTAGCCTGGTTCAAAAAACTGTCGCAGACCATCCTTTACATTCCGCATTTTATTTCCTGGGTAATCATCGGGGGGATTGTCTATCAGCTGTTCGGCACACAGTCCGGCATGATCAACAATCTGCTGGTGAGCCTCGGCTTCGACGCGGTTCCTTTCCTTTCTGATAAAAATTACTGGCTGATCACCTATCTCCTGACCGGGGTCTGGCAAAGTGCAGGCTGGGGGACGATCCTCTATCTGGCGGCGCTTACCGGCATCAATAAGGAATTGTTCGAGGCGGCTGAGGTGGACGGGGCAGGCAGGATGAAGCGTATTCTGCATATTACTATTCCTGGTATCAAACCGACGATTGTTACACTGCTGATCATCAATTTGGGAAATATGATCTCCATCGGCTTTGAACGTCCTTTTGTGATAGGTAACCTGGCTGTCAGGGAATACTCGGATGTGCTGAGCACCTTCGTGTACCGGATTGGTCTGGAATCGGGGCAATATACGCTGGCTACGGTAGTCGGGCTGTTCCAGGCGGTGGTCGGGCTCATCTTCCTGCTGGCAGCCAATTATATCTCGAAAAAGCTGACAGACGAGAGCATCCTTTAA
- a CDS encoding carbohydrate ABC transporter permease has product MRKKATNNAFDTVVIVCLLLAVLACLIPFIHILAVSFSGTVPISSGKVTLFPLDFNIEAYKKVFSDAAMIRSLGFTIFLTVLFTVLCMMMTVAAGYALSKKDLKGRKIFMFIIVVTMFFSGGIIPEYILTRELHLLNTIWALVLPGLISPFYMIILISFLAGIPDALKESAEIDGSSQFGTLLRIILPLSMPVLATLSLFYAVGRWNGFQDTLMYITKPELYPLQLKLYQMIQNSQVSDLMRMEGNAISTVVPESLKAATVMFATVPILLVYPWLQRYFVSGVMTGAVKG; this is encoded by the coding sequence ATGAGAAAAAAAGCGACTAACAATGCATTTGATACGGTCGTTATCGTCTGTCTGCTCCTTGCGGTGCTGGCATGTCTGATTCCGTTTATTCATATTCTGGCTGTCTCCTTCAGCGGGACCGTACCGATTTCTTCAGGAAAGGTAACCTTATTCCCGCTGGACTTCAACATTGAGGCCTATAAAAAAGTGTTCAGTGATGCTGCGATGATCCGTTCGCTCGGCTTCACAATCTTTCTGACCGTGCTCTTTACGGTGCTCTGCATGATGATGACGGTCGCCGCCGGCTACGCGCTATCCAAGAAGGACCTGAAGGGCCGTAAAATCTTTATGTTCATCATTGTAGTAACGATGTTCTTCAGCGGCGGAATTATTCCTGAATATATTCTTACACGCGAGCTGCATCTGCTGAATACGATCTGGGCGCTTGTTCTTCCAGGGCTGATCAGCCCGTTCTACATGATCATTCTGATCTCTTTTCTCGCCGGTATTCCTGATGCGCTTAAAGAGTCGGCTGAGATTGACGGCAGCAGCCAGTTCGGCACACTGCTCCGGATTATCCTGCCGCTGTCCATGCCGGTGCTTGCTACATTAAGCCTGTTCTATGCAGTCGGCCGGTGGAACGGATTTCAGGATACGCTGATGTATATCACCAAGCCGGAGCTGTACCCGCTGCAGCTTAAGCTGTACCAGATGATCCAGAACAGCCAGGTGTCGGATCTGATGCGGATGGAGGGCAACGCCATCAGTACAGTAGTGCCGGAAAGCCTCAAGGCTGCAACGGTAATGTTCGCGACCGTGCCGATTCTGCTGGTGTATCCTTGGCTGCAGAGATATTTTGTGTCTGGTGTAATGACCGGGGCTGTTAAGGGATAG
- a CDS encoding YheC/YheD family protein: MPEPVLGILTLYLNDAKQLEERSIYRRMIIEGRKLGLDVFVFTPMDVNAGKELIHAMIYDPASGKWSRKWRPFPNMIYDRCRIQRSSRFEQLLRFRTRYNHLTFLNRPLRNKWTIHQTFSQRTRFRQHMPETLLYQSSSDLLRMLKTSPVVYVKPINGTGGRGILRIERLKEGQSLYDIQGRRQNRQIISPRKVTLSKLESIVRQWCAGGRFLVQQGIPLRLPGGRFHDYRMLVQKNGQGIWELTGIAGRVGAARSVTSNLHGGGHAVRAEVLLKEWLGSTEKADKAMKSAEKLGLEAAAFLEESFSSLCELALDLAIDRQGRIFVLEVNPKPAREVFARTGDNATYRTALIRPLEYALWVHKNKNAPAPAKAEE, translated from the coding sequence GTGCCAGAACCCGTCTTAGGCATCCTGACGCTTTATTTGAACGACGCCAAGCAGCTTGAAGAAAGAAGCATCTACCGGAGAATGATTATTGAAGGCCGCAAGCTCGGCCTGGATGTCTTTGTGTTTACTCCCATGGATGTCAATGCCGGTAAAGAGCTGATCCATGCCATGATCTATGACCCGGCGAGCGGCAAATGGTCGCGCAAATGGCGGCCTTTCCCCAATATGATCTATGACCGCTGCCGGATTCAGCGCAGCTCCCGCTTCGAGCAGCTGCTGCGCTTCCGTACACGCTATAACCATCTGACCTTTCTGAACCGTCCGCTGCGCAACAAATGGACGATCCACCAGACCTTTTCACAAAGGACCCGCTTCCGCCAGCATATGCCCGAGACGCTGCTCTACCAGTCTTCGTCCGACCTGCTGCGGATGCTTAAAACGAGCCCGGTCGTCTATGTGAAGCCGATTAACGGTACGGGCGGACGCGGCATTTTGCGGATCGAACGGCTCAAAGAGGGGCAGAGTCTCTACGATATTCAGGGCCGCCGCCAGAACCGGCAGATCATCTCGCCGCGCAAGGTGACGCTGTCGAAGCTGGAGTCCATTGTCCGCCAATGGTGCGCCGGCGGGCGTTTCCTCGTCCAGCAGGGTATCCCGCTGCGCCTGCCGGGCGGGCGCTTCCATGACTACCGCATGCTGGTGCAAAAGAACGGGCAGGGCATATGGGAGCTGACCGGCATCGCCGGCCGCGTCGGCGCCGCCCGCAGCGTCACCTCGAACCTGCACGGCGGCGGCCATGCCGTCCGTGCAGAGGTGCTGCTGAAGGAGTGGCTCGGCAGCACGGAGAAGGCCGACAAGGCGATGAAGTCGGCCGAGAAGCTCGGCCTGGAAGCCGCCGCCTTCCTGGAGGAGAGCTTCAGCTCGTTATGCGAGCTGGCGCTGGACCTTGCGATCGACCGCCAGGGCCGGATCTTCGTGCTGGAGGTCAACCCCAAGCCGGCCCGCGAGGTATTCGCCCGCACCGGCGACAACGCCACCTACCGCACAGCGCTGATTCGCCCGCTGGAGTACGCGCTGTGGGTACACAAGAACAAAAACGCGCCGGCGCCGGCTAAGGCGGAGGAATAG
- a CDS encoding N-acetyltransferase: MQISSIYDSQPDRWQARIAGLLDFLREYGEQRLTLRGCRQLARLSPEQLAVPGVSLLVATVRGQYGRQLAGVSFVSGYGKEACLVAVHPLYRGRHTGTALLSAQLQRLGRLECQVACDNPASLKMCFNSGLAAVDLTNGPTGKPTLLLRFRPDRSTAILPQEGEPLCQNPS, from the coding sequence ATGCAGATCTCTTCTATTTATGACAGCCAGCCTGACCGCTGGCAGGCAAGGATTGCCGGACTGCTGGATTTCCTGCGGGAGTACGGAGAGCAGCGCCTGACGCTGCGCGGCTGCCGCCAGCTGGCCCGGCTGTCCCCGGAGCAGCTGGCGGTGCCCGGCGTCTCCCTGCTCGTCGCTACGGTCCGCGGGCAATACGGCCGGCAGCTGGCAGGGGTCAGCTTTGTCTCCGGCTACGGCAAGGAGGCCTGCCTGGTCGCCGTCCATCCCTTATACAGGGGCCGCCATACCGGTACGGCGCTGCTGTCAGCACAGCTGCAGCGTCTGGGCCGCCTGGAATGCCAGGTGGCCTGTGACAATCCGGCCAGCCTCAAGATGTGCTTCAACAGCGGGCTTGCCGCTGTAGACCTGACTAACGGACCGACAGGCAAGCCCACGCTGCTGCTCCGGTTCCGGCCGGACCGCAGCACGGCTATTCTCCCACAAGAAGGTGAACCTTTGTGCCAGAACCCGTCTTAG
- a CDS encoding YheC/YheD family protein, which produces MNTRSPDSGKPVIAILTTSDRLKQFRGNRHNFRDIIRTGKEMGYLVYVVTVRDLKFEEQTVNGFIPSPSGKLWYSVPMPLPQVIYNRIPNRNEEEKAPVARKVAECLEHESIQMYNPSFFNKWNLFEWLKESKATVKHVPKTRRLRSAATLVAMLKNHDSLYLKPENGKAGKGIMRIKYVPEASLPFRLQIQGGKKNITYKAASIDRLWARIRREKGISQYIAQQAIGLATHRGRPFDLRVLLQKNGRGAWAVTGIGARLAGVRSITTHVPRGGSIEEPASMLEGTFGTERAALILKNVPTTALLIARQIERASGAMLGEMSMDLGVDEEGGLWFFEANSRPMKFDEPAIRKLSLERIFQYSQHLARQGK; this is translated from the coding sequence GTGAATACCCGTTCCCCTGACTCCGGCAAACCGGTAATTGCCATATTGACAACCAGTGACAGGCTGAAGCAGTTCCGCGGCAACCGGCATAACTTCCGTGACATTATCCGCACCGGTAAGGAAATGGGTTATCTTGTCTACGTCGTCACCGTCCGCGACCTGAAGTTTGAGGAGCAGACGGTGAACGGCTTCATCCCGTCTCCCAGCGGAAAGCTCTGGTACAGTGTCCCCATGCCCCTGCCGCAAGTGATCTACAACCGGATTCCGAACCGCAATGAGGAAGAAAAAGCCCCGGTCGCCAGAAAAGTCGCCGAGTGTCTGGAGCATGAATCCATTCAGATGTATAATCCGAGCTTTTTCAACAAATGGAATCTGTTTGAATGGCTGAAGGAATCAAAGGCCACCGTCAAGCATGTGCCCAAAACACGACGCCTGCGCAGTGCGGCCACGCTGGTGGCCATGCTGAAAAATCATGACAGCCTCTACCTCAAGCCGGAAAACGGCAAGGCCGGCAAAGGCATCATGCGGATCAAATACGTACCTGAAGCGAGCCTGCCCTTCCGGCTGCAGATTCAGGGCGGCAAAAAGAATATTACTTACAAAGCCGCCTCCATCGACCGCCTGTGGGCCCGGATCAGAAGAGAAAAGGGCATCTCCCAATATATCGCGCAGCAGGCCATCGGGCTGGCTACCCACCGCGGCCGCCCCTTTGATCTGCGGGTGCTGCTGCAGAAGAACGGCCGCGGCGCCTGGGCGGTGACCGGAATCGGCGCAAGACTGGCCGGTGTGCGCAGCATTACCACCCATGTGCCCCGCGGCGGCAGCATTGAAGAACCGGCGAGCATGCTGGAGGGAACCTTCGGCACGGAACGGGCAGCCTTGATTCTGAAAAATGTCCCGACCACCGCCCTGCTGATTGCCCGCCAGATTGAGCGGGCTTCCGGAGCTATGCTCGGCGAAATGTCGATGGACCTGGGCGTCGACGAGGAAGGCGGCCTCTGGTTCTTCGAGGCCAACTCCCGGCCGATGAAATTCGATGAACCGGCGATCCGCAAGCTGTCGCTGGAGCGGATCTTCCAATACAGCCAGCATCTGGCCCGGCAGGGTAAGTAG
- a CDS encoding YheC/YheD family protein has translation MGLTFCNVHFTKQPQRVVYVSGELMKSLKLSGKKNIRLRLGKDAIPAMIKPIKRAGKHLFLASGVKSAIKVPKTGGVYLRNLQNDEVQLGPLVGILSDGPTSSSNPFGSRTGFIKQLLREGSNKCYIFAFTPRDIDWQKEQVNGFFLNASDKFERKLVPLPDVVYNRLPSRRAETSPYINQLRERFGRKRIPYFNWSFFNKSDVYRLLENDNAAYRYVPETVTNPSSEKMREMLDRHHFVYYKPSAGSLGHGIYRLTYLPKKGYFARYRKGGKNVLLRFTSFDSLMRMLRSRHGQHLQNYVVQQGIRLIEIDACPIDFRFHMHKNGSNQWVVVGIGAKKAGRGSVTTHLKNGGALLTPQQALGRVFGARSDEVLQRAKTTAVKLAEALEIQHRHLLGEIGFDLGIDQDEDIWMFEANAKPGRSIFRHPSLRAEGKASVEHILEHCLYLSKFRRRDDL, from the coding sequence ATGGGTCTCACTTTTTGCAATGTCCATTTCACCAAGCAGCCCCAAAGAGTTGTCTATGTCTCGGGTGAATTGATGAAAAGCCTGAAATTATCCGGCAAAAAAAATATCCGCCTTCGGCTCGGCAAGGATGCCATTCCGGCCATGATCAAGCCTATCAAGCGGGCAGGAAAGCATCTGTTCCTCGCTTCAGGCGTAAAGAGCGCAATTAAGGTCCCCAAAACGGGCGGGGTCTATCTGCGCAATCTGCAGAATGATGAGGTACAGCTCGGGCCGCTGGTCGGCATTCTGTCCGACGGGCCTACCTCGTCAAGCAACCCTTTTGGCTCCCGCACGGGCTTTATCAAGCAGCTGCTGCGTGAAGGCAGCAATAAATGCTATATTTTCGCCTTTACACCGCGTGACATCGACTGGCAGAAGGAGCAGGTCAACGGCTTTTTCCTGAATGCCAGCGACAAGTTCGAGCGCAAGCTCGTTCCGCTGCCGGATGTCGTATACAACAGGCTGCCCAGCCGCCGGGCTGAAACCTCCCCTTATATCAACCAGCTCCGCGAACGGTTCGGACGCAAACGGATCCCTTACTTCAACTGGAGCTTTTTCAACAAGTCGGATGTGTACCGGCTGCTGGAAAATGATAATGCGGCCTACCGCTACGTGCCCGAGACCGTTACCAATCCCAGCTCGGAAAAAATGCGGGAAATGCTGGACCGTCATCATTTCGTCTATTACAAGCCGTCTGCCGGGAGCCTGGGACACGGAATCTACCGGCTGACTTACCTGCCCAAGAAAGGATACTTCGCCAGGTACCGTAAGGGCGGCAAAAATGTGCTGCTGCGGTTCACCAGCTTCGACAGCCTGATGCGCATGCTGCGTTCCCGCCATGGCCAGCATCTGCAGAACTATGTGGTGCAGCAGGGCATCCGTCTGATCGAAATCGACGCCTGCCCGATCGACTTCCGCTTCCACATGCATAAGAACGGCAGCAATCAATGGGTGGTTGTAGGCATCGGGGCCAAAAAAGCCGGCCGGGGCAGTGTCACTACCCACCTGAAGAACGGCGGGGCTCTGCTTACGCCTCAACAGGCACTGGGCCGGGTGTTTGGCGCAAGATCGGATGAAGTGCTGCAGCGGGCCAAAACGACTGCCGTTAAACTCGCCGAGGCGCTGGAAATCCAGCACCGCCACCTGCTGGGTGAAATCGGCTTTGACCTTGGTATTGACCAGGATGAAGATATCTGGATGTTTGAGGCGAATGCCAAACCCGGACGCTCCATCTTCCGCCATCCTTCCCTGCGTGCTGAGGGCAAAGCTTCCGTTGAGCATATTCTGGAGCACTGCCTGTATCTCAGCAAATTCCGCAGGAGGGATGACCTGTGA
- a CDS encoding YheC/YheD family protein produces the protein MTDTAQGFLGIMTGRRQGHPPIAEPEFCSQLSAAAPLFDLKVLVFHPEDVAADGESITGYAWKEGRWQQTVAPAPDILYNRCLYSSRQEKKAAAAALAALSRAVPWSRGLPDKWRVYEILRRSPAAPLLPETRLYTGPAALGSMLAEREYGVFLKPRAGSHGKSTLHARLLSAREGGGMSIRGRSGANEPFRRHFSTVDEGLRWIDRFTGTRRCIIQPYLHLTGSQGRPFDVRVLMQKNGRGAWTLTGMAVRLGGHGSFTSNLHGGGTAAAALPFLLAEYGPAGAELLDELAAAAAVLPPLLEKSCGRLGELGLDFGLDPGGRIYLLEANSKPGRSVFRLTGDSQAARLAAENPLRYARHLLQHSPAGRRKPANMLRYRQENEINGS, from the coding sequence ATGACAGATACAGCCCAGGGATTCCTCGGAATAATGACTGGCCGGCGCCAGGGACATCCTCCAATTGCCGAGCCGGAGTTCTGCAGCCAGCTCAGCGCAGCAGCCCCGCTGTTTGATCTGAAGGTGCTGGTGTTCCATCCCGAAGATGTCGCGGCGGACGGTGAATCCATAACCGGTTACGCATGGAAGGAAGGCCGGTGGCAGCAGACTGTAGCTCCGGCACCCGATATCCTGTATAACCGCTGCCTCTATTCAAGCCGCCAGGAGAAAAAAGCGGCGGCGGCCGCGCTCGCTGCGCTGTCCCGCGCAGTTCCCTGGTCACGGGGACTGCCCGACAAGTGGAGGGTATATGAAATCCTCCGGCGCAGTCCTGCTGCCCCCCTGCTGCCGGAGACCAGGCTCTATACCGGTCCGGCCGCGCTCGGCTCCATGCTTGCCGAGCGGGAATACGGCGTATTTCTGAAGCCCCGGGCAGGCTCTCACGGCAAAAGCACGCTGCATGCCAGACTGCTCAGCGCAAGAGAAGGCGGCGGAATGAGCATCCGCGGCCGGAGCGGAGCCAACGAGCCCTTCCGCCGTCACTTCAGCACAGTGGATGAAGGACTCCGCTGGATTGACCGTTTCACCGGCACACGCCGCTGCATTATCCAGCCCTACCTGCATTTAACCGGCAGCCAGGGCCGGCCGTTTGATGTGCGGGTGCTGATGCAAAAGAACGGCCGCGGCGCCTGGACACTGACCGGTATGGCTGTGCGGCTCGGCGGGCACGGGAGCTTCACCTCCAATCTGCACGGCGGGGGAACAGCAGCCGCTGCGCTTCCTTTTCTGCTCGCTGAATACGGGCCAGCCGGGGCAGAGCTGCTGGATGAGCTTGCTGCCGCCGCAGCAGTCCTCCCTCCCCTGCTGGAGAAATCCTGCGGCAGACTCGGGGAGCTGGGTCTCGACTTCGGCCTTGACCCCGGAGGGCGGATCTATCTGCTGGAAGCTAATTCCAAGCCGGGACGTTCGGTATTCCGGCTGACGGGTGACAGCCAGGCTGCCAGACTCGCAGCCGAGAACCCGCTGCGCTATGCACGGCATCTGCTGCAGCACTCGCCGGCCGGCCGAAGAAAACCTGCCAATATGCTCCGCTACAGACAGGAGAATGAAATCAATGGTTCCTAA
- a CDS encoding YheC/YheD family protein — protein MSKFKIPVQTVHSGILQENAIMLGDKSMKRLKIPAHGIIQLSFGSFRQEVTVIPVPKADSLRVSEGLARRLGWRGRPVLNATYSTGSRILRLGPLIGVLVSRDHPDQPDRVFGQITMFCRELTNACQAQGAYVYFFTPEALETRSSSIQGWVYDEGWRKLSLPVADVINNRVTTRKVENKPSVQHFLADVKSRYGTHFFNEKFLDKTEVFEALGQDAALQRYLPESHAFNGFAILKKMCNSYSSVFLKPVRGSLGKGILRISREEGGGYRLLSTTPMGTRKQSYPTLAKLFQSISPKMKTTRFQIQQGLSLMELGKRPVDFRALVQKNGTGKWGVTSIVARTAGSNHFVSNLARGGTLSTVKEAISKSSLPAGMKESSQVQLPRAALAIARGIETFIPAHFGELGIDLALDQSGRIWLLEVNSKPSKNDNTPLNDQKIRPSVKQMILYCRYLAGL, from the coding sequence ATGTCTAAGTTCAAGATCCCGGTCCAAACGGTCCACTCGGGCATCCTGCAGGAAAATGCGATCATGCTTGGCGACAAATCCATGAAAAGGCTCAAAATACCGGCTCACGGCATTATCCAGCTGAGCTTCGGCTCATTCAGGCAGGAGGTTACCGTCATTCCGGTCCCCAAAGCCGACAGCCTGCGCGTCAGTGAAGGGCTGGCCCGGCGGCTCGGCTGGAGAGGCCGGCCTGTGCTGAATGCAACCTACAGTACCGGCAGCCGCATTCTGCGGCTCGGGCCGCTGATCGGCGTGCTGGTGAGCCGGGACCATCCCGACCAGCCGGACAGAGTGTTCGGACAGATCACGATGTTCTGCCGGGAACTAACCAACGCCTGCCAAGCACAAGGTGCCTATGTATATTTCTTTACCCCGGAAGCGCTGGAAACACGCAGCTCCTCCATTCAGGGCTGGGTATACGACGAGGGCTGGCGGAAGCTGAGTCTTCCTGTCGCCGATGTAATCAACAATCGGGTTACTACGCGCAAGGTAGAGAACAAACCTAGCGTACAGCATTTTCTGGCGGATGTAAAATCCCGCTACGGAACCCATTTCTTCAATGAAAAGTTCCTAGACAAAACCGAGGTGTTTGAGGCGCTGGGCCAGGATGCCGCCCTGCAGCGGTATTTGCCCGAATCTCACGCCTTTAACGGCTTTGCCATCCTCAAAAAAATGTGTAACAGCTACTCCAGCGTCTTTCTGAAGCCGGTACGCGGCAGCCTTGGTAAAGGCATCCTGCGGATTTCCCGGGAAGAAGGCGGAGGGTACCGGCTGCTGTCCACAACGCCGATGGGCACGCGCAAGCAAAGCTATCCTACGCTGGCAAAGCTGTTCCAGTCCATTTCACCGAAGATGAAAACGACCCGCTTCCAGATCCAGCAGGGGCTGAGCCTGATGGAGCTCGGCAAACGGCCGGTCGATTTCCGCGCACTTGTGCAGAAGAACGGCACCGGCAAATGGGGAGTGACTTCCATTGTCGCCCGCACCGCCGGGAGCAATCATTTTGTCTCCAATCTGGCCCGGGGCGGCACGCTCAGTACGGTGAAAGAGGCCATCAGTAAAAGCAGCCTTCCTGCGGGAATGAAGGAAAGCTCGCAGGTTCAGCTGCCCCGGGCGGCACTGGCCATTGCCAGAGGAATTGAAACCTTTATCCCCGCACACTTCGGGGAGCTGGGCATCGATCTGGCGCTGGACCAGTCGGGGCGGATCTGGCTGCTGGAGGTCAACTCCAAGCCGTCCAAGAATGACAACACGCCGCTTAACGACCAGAAAATCAGACCGTCCGTAAAGCAAATGATTCTATATTGCCGCTATCTGGCCGGGTTATAA
- a CDS encoding YlbF family regulator, translated as MNVIDKAHELARAIKESTEFSDISSAMKVIEADPESKQMLDNFRQNQIELQQRMMNGEMPPQEEMEKMEKLFEVLNLNLGIRRLFDAERRLSVVIEDVNKIITDSLSQMYGGQ; from the coding sequence ATGAACGTAATCGACAAGGCACACGAACTGGCCAGAGCCATTAAAGAAAGCACTGAATTTTCTGACATCAGCAGTGCCATGAAGGTGATTGAAGCAGATCCGGAGAGCAAACAGATGCTGGACAATTTCCGCCAGAACCAGATTGAGCTGCAGCAGCGGATGATGAACGGGGAGATGCCTCCACAGGAGGAAATGGAAAAAATGGAGAAGCTGTTCGAGGTGCTGAACCTGAATCTCGGCATCCGCCGGCTGTTCGACGCAGAACGCCGCCTCAGTGTGGTCATTGAGGACGTGAACAAAATCATTACGGACAGCCTGTCGCAAATGTACGGCGGACAATAA